In Pseudomonas sp. ADAK18, a single window of DNA contains:
- the mgtE gene encoding magnesium transporter, whose product MTEVEVKKTQESLQDRLAQVVELLHRQRVVEDLTHRQEGPHHDRVENLVHRQNLVELQRKLDDLHSADVAYILEALPLDDRLTLWQLVKADRDGDILLEVSDSVRETLIADMDDHELLAAAKEMDADELADLAPELPRDVVHGLMEALDGQQRERVRSALSYDEEQVGALMDFEMVTIREDVSLEVVLRYLRRLKELPGHTDKLFVVDYEGILKGVLPIKRLLVNDPDKKVADVMASDPVSFHPDEDAYDAAQAFERYDLISAPVVDKNGKLIGRLTIDEMVDLIREESESEVLNMAGLREEEDIFASVWKSLRNRWAWLAINLITAFIASRVIGLFEGSIEKLVALAALMPIVAGIGGNSGNQTITMIVRAMALDQVSTGHGSRLLRKELAVALINGVVWGGVIGIVAYLLYGSWSLGVVMTAAMTLNLLLAALMGVLIPMTLVRLGRDPAMGASVMITAMTDSGGFFIFLGLATIFLL is encoded by the coding sequence CCCATCGCCAGGAAGGTCCGCATCACGATCGGGTCGAGAACCTGGTCCACCGGCAAAACCTCGTCGAGTTGCAACGCAAGCTCGATGATCTGCACTCCGCCGACGTCGCCTACATCCTTGAGGCCTTGCCCCTGGATGATCGCCTGACCCTCTGGCAGTTGGTCAAGGCTGACCGCGACGGCGACATCCTCCTCGAAGTATCCGACTCGGTCCGTGAAACCCTGATCGCCGACATGGACGATCACGAGCTCCTGGCTGCGGCCAAGGAGATGGATGCCGACGAACTGGCCGACCTGGCCCCTGAGCTGCCTCGCGACGTTGTTCATGGGCTGATGGAGGCCCTCGATGGTCAGCAGCGTGAGCGTGTGCGCTCCGCGTTGTCCTATGACGAGGAGCAGGTCGGCGCACTGATGGACTTCGAGATGGTGACTATTCGAGAAGACGTCAGCCTGGAAGTGGTCCTGCGTTACCTGCGCCGCTTGAAGGAGTTGCCAGGCCACACCGACAAGCTGTTTGTGGTCGACTACGAAGGCATCCTCAAGGGCGTGCTGCCGATCAAGCGCCTGCTGGTCAATGACCCGGACAAGAAAGTCGCGGACGTCATGGCCAGTGATCCGGTGAGTTTTCACCCGGATGAAGATGCTTACGACGCAGCTCAGGCGTTCGAGCGTTACGACTTGATCTCGGCACCGGTGGTCGACAAGAACGGTAAGCTGATCGGCCGTCTGACCATCGATGAAATGGTCGATCTGATCCGTGAGGAAAGCGAAAGCGAAGTCCTCAACATGGCGGGTCTGCGTGAAGAGGAAGATATTTTTGCGTCAGTCTGGAAGTCCCTGCGTAACCGCTGGGCTTGGCTGGCGATCAACCTGATTACCGCGTTTATCGCTTCTCGTGTGATCGGGCTGTTCGAAGGCTCTATCGAGAAGCTGGTGGCATTGGCGGCGCTGATGCCGATCGTGGCTGGGATTGGTGGTAACTCGGGCAACCAGACCATCACCATGATTGTGCGAGCCATGGCGCTGGACCAGGTAAGTACGGGGCATGGTTCACGGTTGCTGCGCAAGGAGTTGGCGGTCGCGTTGATCAATGGTGTGGTGTGGGGTGGGGTGATTGGCATAGTGGCTTATCTGCTTTATGGCAGTTGGTCCCTGGGCGTGGTCATGACTGCCGCCATGACGCTTAACCTGCTATTGGCGGCCCTGATGGGGGTGTTGATCCCTATGACACTGGTGCGCCTTGGTCGCGATCCTGCCATGGGTGCCAGCGTCATGATTACCGCCATGACCGACAGCGGTGGCTTCTTCATCTTCCTTGGTCTGGCAACCATCTTCCTGCTCTGA